In Fibrobacter sp., the genomic stretch TACTACGATTACATCGTTTTGATGGACCGGAACAACCTGCGGAATTTGCGGTGGATTCTGCCAGCCGACATTTATGAAAGGGAGTCGTCGAAACCCTGCAAGGTTTCTCTGCTCATGGAATGGGCAGGAGTGCCTCGCGACGTGGCGGATCCCTGGTACACAGGGGATTTTCAGGCCACCTGGGACGATGTGAATGTTGGCTGTGACGCTATGCTCAATAAACTGATGGCGCTGTTCTAGAATTACAGAAATCCGTGGGGTTCGAACCCCAGGCCTTTTACGAGCTCGAAATCCTTGCAACTGTTGACGCCGGCGGTGGTGAGCATGTCGTCGGTGATGGCCGCGTTGGCACCACTTTTGAAAGCCCGCTTGCCGTCGTCGCCCAAGACACCGCGGCCACCTGCCAGGCGGATAAATGCCTTCGGGTTGATAAAGCGGTAGATGGCCACGATGCGGCAGAACTCGTCGTTCGTGAGTTTGGGCAAGTTCTCGTAGGGCGTGCCTGGGATGGCGTTCAATACGTTCACCGGCGTGGACTTGACGCCGAGAGCGCGCAGGTCCAGACACATGTCGATGCGGTCTTCCATGGTTTCGCCGAGGCCCATAATGCCACCGCTGCAGATTTCGAGCCCTGCGGCAAGGGCGTTCTGGAGGGTTGCAATCTTGTCGTCGTAGGTGTGGGTGGTGCAAACGTCGGAAAAGTGCCTGCGGTAAGTTTCCAGGTTGTTGTGAAAACGGGTAAGGCCCGCTTCTTTCAGCTTGTCGAACTGTTCCCTGTTTAGGAGACCCGCCGAAAGGCAGACGGAAAGCTTGGTTTCTTTCTTGAGCCGGCGGATGGCTTCGGAAATCTGTTCCACGTCCCGGTTAGAGAGCGTTCGGCCCGAGGTGACGATGGAGTAGCGGGGGATGCCTGCGGCCTCTTTCTTCTTGGCGCCGGCTACGATTTCGTCGGCGCTGAGGAGCTTGTATTCGGGGGCGCCAGTGTGGTAGTAGCTGCTCTGGGCGCAGTACTTGCAGTTTTCGGAACAGCGACCACTTCGGGCGTTCACGATGGAACAGAAGTCGAAGTCGTTACCGTGAAACTTTTCGCGGATTTCGTTGGCGGCATCGCAGAGTTCCTTGAGGTCTTCGCTTAAAAGGCGGATGGCGTCTTCGCGGGTGGTTTCGTAACCGTCGTTAATAATCTTGCTCTTTAGGTCTTGAATGAAGGACATTTTTAATTCCTTTAAAAAGGAGATGCCCGCACAAGGCGGGCATGACAATTTTAACTTTTCCCGCTATTAGGCGTTGAACGGCGTCATCACCTGCCACAGAACTGCTTTATGAGCATGCAAGCGGTTTTCCGCCTCTTCGAAGCTCATGTTCACGTCCAGGTTGTCCATGACAGAGTCTGTGATTTCTTCGCCGCGGTGGGCGGGCAGGCAGTGGCTCACCTTGCAGTGAGATGGCGCGAGCTTCAGGAGTTCGTCGTTAATCTGGAACGGCAAGAAGTGGCTCTGCTTTTCGGCTTTTTCGCCTTCCTGACCCATGGATACCCACACGTCGCTATAGAGGATGTCGGCGTCCTTGACGGCTTCCTTGGGGTCGTGGAATACGCGGTACTGGCAGCCGTGCTTCTTGAGACCGGCCTCGGCTTCTTCTACCACCTTGGCGGGCTGTTCAAAGCCCTTCGGGCAGGCTAGCGTGAAGTTCATGCCTACCTTGGAGGCAAGAGCCAAGAAGGAGTTGGCCACGTTGTTGCCGTCGCCGATGAAGGCGACAGTCTTGGGCTTGCCGTCTGCGTTCTTGAAACCGCCCAGGTTTTCGCAAATCATCTGGGCAAAGGCGATGGCCTGGCAGGGGTGGTAGTCGTCGGTCAGGGCGTTCACCACAGGAACGCTACCGTATTCGGCCAGCTCTTCTACCAGCTGCTGCTTGAAGCAACGGACCACGATGGCGTTCACCCAGCGGCTGAGGCAGCGGGCCACGTCCTTGACGCTTTCGCGCTTTCCAAGACCGATAGAATCGGGGGAGAGCAGCACGGCGTGGCCGCCCAACTGGTTCATGCCCACCTGGAAGGTGGTGATGGTGCGCAACGAGGGCTTTTCGAAGAACATGGCGATGTTCTGGCCGTGTAGGCGTTCGGACATCTTGCCCGCATGGACTTCTTTCTTGAGCCGGGAGGCAATCTCCACGGTTTCGAGAATCTTTTCCTCGCTCCAGTCGGCGAGGCGAAGGAAATGCTTGTTGCGATCGATCATCTTTTATCCTTCGGGCAGAACCCAATCAAAAAAAAGAAAACGGCTATCCGCTTTGACGAACGGCCGAATTGTTGAACGAAAGCCTAAATATATATAAAAAATCCGGTAAAATGCGTAATGTAACGAATATTTACGTTTTTATGTAAGGCTAGATTCCGTGTCCCCGGATCAAGTCCGGGGCAGGCTCTACCCGGAATGACGTTAGAACGCAGCCGGAATGTCGCATCCTTTTTTAGAACTTCACGTTTTCCGGACCCTTGACGGGGTGGCTCGCCTGGTACTTTTGTTCCTTGACCGGGTCCCACACGTCGGGGTCGAAACCTTCCATCTGGGTGAGGGTCTTGCCCCTCGTGCACAGCAAAGCTCCAAGAATAACTGCGTTTTCAATGGCCAGCACCAAGGCGGTCTTGTAGTCGAGGCCAAAACCCAAAGGAGCGCCCTTCAGGTTTTCGGGGCTGACCCACAAGATGTAATGGCAGGTGATAAAGGTCATGAACATGCAGGGCACGAGGGCAATCCAGAAGTTCTTCTTTTTGCTCCGCAGGTAAACTACCGCCACGCACAGGCTGCACACCGCCATGAGCTGGTTGCTCCAGCTGAAGTAGTTCCACAGGATGTTGAAGCCTTCTTTGTCCATGTTGCTCCAGAAGATGATGATAGCACAAATGGCAAACATAGGAACGGTCAAAAGCAGACGATTCTTGGCGGATTTCTGGTCGATACCTGTAAGTTCGGAGATGGTGAGGCGGAGGCTTCGGAGGCTGGTGTCACCACTGGTAATGGCAAGTATAATCACGCCCACCACCACCAGTATAGAAATGGGGGCGAAGGGGATGACGGTAGAGACCAAGGTGCTGAGGACCTTCACGCCGGAGGCTCCGGTCAAGAGTTCGGGCATTTGGTGGTAGATGAACATGCCGCCTGCGGCCCAAATCATGCCGATGAGGCCTTCGATAATCATCATGCCGTAAAAAGTTTGACGCCCGAGCTTTTCGGTCATCTCGGTACGGGCCACGATGGGGCTTTGGGTGCTGTGGAAACCGCTGATGATGCCGCAGGCGATGGTCACGAACAGCATGGGGAGTATGGGCTGTCCCGCCGGATGCTGGTGGAAGTTGGACCCGAAGTCTGTCAGGTTGATTTCGTCAAGGATATTCAGGTGGGGCGCGATGCCGACCATGATCCCGAGAGAAGCGAGAATGAGCAAGCCGCCGAAGAGGGGGTAGATTCGCCCGATAATCTTGTCGATGGGGAAGAAGGTGCTAGCGAAATAGTAGGCAAAAATACAGCCCACCGCAATCCAGAACAGGCTTGGAGACACGGCGGAACCTGCAATGATGGGGGTGTTGATAAGGGCTGCCGGGGTGTTGGTGAACACGGCCCCCACAAGAATCAGGGCCACGGAG encodes the following:
- a CDS encoding carbon starvation protein A; its protein translation is MITFLIGIAILIGGYFTYGKFVERVFGPDDRKTPALANPDGVDRMVLPHWKNMLIQLLNIAGIGPVIGVILGIKFGAIVFILLPIGNVLGGAVHDYFSGMISMRNNGYNVPALARKFLGKGPSKVVMALISVALILVGAVFTNTPAALINTPIIAGSAVSPSLFWIAVGCIFAYYFASTFFPIDKIIGRIYPLFGGLLILASLGIMVGIAPHLNILDEINLTDFGSNFHQHPAGQPILPMLFVTIACGIISGFHSTQSPIVARTEMTEKLGRQTFYGMMIIEGLIGMIWAAGGMFIYHQMPELLTGASGVKVLSTLVSTVIPFAPISILVVVGVIILAITSGDTSLRSLRLTISELTGIDQKSAKNRLLLTVPMFAICAIIIFWSNMDKEGFNILWNYFSWSNQLMAVCSLCVAVVYLRSKKKNFWIALVPCMFMTFITCHYILWVSPENLKGAPLGFGLDYKTALVLAIENAVILGALLCTRGKTLTQMEGFDPDVWDPVKEQKYQASHPVKGPENVKF
- the bioB gene encoding biotin synthase BioB produces the protein MSFIQDLKSKIINDGYETTREDAIRLLSEDLKELCDAANEIREKFHGNDFDFCSIVNARSGRCSENCKYCAQSSYYHTGAPEYKLLSADEIVAGAKKKEAAGIPRYSIVTSGRTLSNRDVEQISEAIRRLKKETKLSVCLSAGLLNREQFDKLKEAGLTRFHNNLETYRRHFSDVCTTHTYDDKIATLQNALAAGLEICSGGIMGLGETMEDRIDMCLDLRALGVKSTPVNVLNAIPGTPYENLPKLTNDEFCRIVAIYRFINPKAFIRLAGGRGVLGDDGKRAFKSGANAAITDDMLTTAGVNSCKDFELVKGLGFEPHGFL
- the argF gene encoding ornithine carbamoyltransferase, whose protein sequence is MIDRNKHFLRLADWSEEKILETVEIASRLKKEVHAGKMSERLHGQNIAMFFEKPSLRTITTFQVGMNQLGGHAVLLSPDSIGLGKRESVKDVARCLSRWVNAIVVRCFKQQLVEELAEYGSVPVVNALTDDYHPCQAIAFAQMICENLGGFKNADGKPKTVAFIGDGNNVANSFLALASKVGMNFTLACPKGFEQPAKVVEEAEAGLKKHGCQYRVFHDPKEAVKDADILYSDVWVSMGQEGEKAEKQSHFLPFQINDELLKLAPSHCKVSHCLPAHRGEEITDSVMDNLDVNMSFEEAENRLHAHKAVLWQVMTPFNA